In Vitis vinifera cultivar Pinot Noir 40024 chromosome 4, ASM3070453v1, the genomic window TTACCTTAGCTAGGTATCATTAAAGTGACTAAGGAAGTCATTCTATAAGTTGGATTTCTAACTACATAGTGGATGATTCGCATTCTCAAAGGGggaagaagcaaaaaaaagatcaaaagaTAATCATTTCATTATGATTCATTATTAAAGGTAGCTTTATatctaaatgaaatttaataagattttaatgaagaaatgatttcaattttgttGAGCAAATTTGAATATTCAAGTGGGTGATCTCATCATTTCAGGATTGGTTGGGATAGTTGGGTTGTGcctttcaacctttttttttttctttttcttttttgggaccagtaaaaaaaattaaaaattaaaagtaaaagtaagattaagaggggaaaaaaaacttCTACAAactcaacaaaattaaaattaaaatttaaaattccgTAAATATACAGAAAATTCCATTCTTTAAAGTAGTGGAGAAATTATTAGCTGCTTGAGAAgttaaatatcatttattttggACCAAACTAGAACACCCTTGCCTCATAATTACACAAAATGCCATTGAGCTGGAAACTTACAAAATTGGCCTCCTTTATGACCAACTCCCTTTGgctttctgtttcttttttcaTGTGCTGCTTTCAACCACCTCCAACTCCGATCTCCACCATTTCAAGCCGAACCCCATTCTCCAAAGCCCTCAACCCTTCGCTTCTCTTTATTCATCTCTGCCTCTGCAATCCTCGAAGAATCAATGGTAGATTCCCTTAATCTCTGCGCAGCCCAATTTGCTACTATCTCATAGTTTGACTTGTTCTGTTATTTGATAAAGATTCTGGGAATCTATTGCATTTGGGTGTGTTTTTCTTAAGATTTGTAGCGTACCCATTTGGTTTACACGGCAGTTCTCTGATgggttttgattaaaaaatgggtttgagcTTGAATTTTTGAGTTCCTGATACAGGATATAAAGATTGTAGAGGTTCTTTTTGTTAAATGTCTTTACCCTTGAAACATACCAGAGAAATGTATTTTTCTGTGGCTTGAGAGTGTTGGTTCGATTCTGGAGACTCAATGTTTACTGTTCATTTGAACTGATTTTGATATAGTAATGGTTGGGAAGGTGGTTTCTGGGTTGGTTGTTTAATGGGTttgattagaaatttttttcgCTATGGGCACTGATTTTGTTGAATCCTGGTGGTATGGATGTTTGAGATGATGGATAGTTTCAACAGGACCGCATCATTCAACCGCAGGGCATCGAGTTTTAGTAGCCCAAGAGTTCACCGAAGGAGATGGGGTCGGCCACCCTTTCTAGTTTTCATTGGGTTTCTGGTATTCTGTTTCTTTAAAATCATTGCTTCTGGATACATAAATGCCTCACCAGGTTCTAACCAGGGCTTTGATGGATATAGCATTTCCAATTTCAATGGTTCTGTGGGTGTTTGCAATGTTTTTGAAGGCAATTGGGTCCAAGATAATAGTTACCCATTGTACAATGCTTCTGAATGTCCTTTTGTGGAACAGGGATTCAATTGCTTGGGAAATGGGCGAATGGACAGAGATTATCTTAAATGGAGGTGGAAGCCCCGGAATTGTGATATTCCAAGGTTTAATGTGCAGAATGTATTGGAACGACTCAGAGGGAAAAGGGTTGTTTTTGTGGGGGATTCAATGAGTAGAACACAGTGGGAGTCTTTGATATGTTTTCTAATGACTGGGGTGGAGGATAAGAAGGGTGTTTATGAAGTTAATGGGAATAACATAACGAAACGGATTAGATTTTTAGGTGTACGGTTCAGTTCATTTAACTTCACGGTTGAGTTCTTCCGCTCAGTTTTCTTGGTACAGCATGGCTGGGGTCCCAAAAATGTACCAAAGAGGGTCAGGTCAACACTTAAATTGGACAAATTGGATAATATTAGCAGGGAGTGGATTAATTCAGATGTTCTTATTTTCAACACAGGACAATGGTGGGTGCCAGGGAAGCTTTTTGAAACGTGAGTTCTTGTCCTTGCAACTGAATTTTTATCGTAAACCATGGTTTCTTTAGTATGAATTGCTTGCATAGTCAGCTTTTCCTCCTCATGAATGTTTTTTCATGGACAAAATGCAATCTAGCTCTGTTGATTTTATAATACAGTTTTCCTTCATGCTTTATAATCAACactgatttgattttatttgttcaaaCTACTTCTTTTATTAGTTACCACCTTCCTTAAGCTTAGTTCCTTTATCATATGTTAACTTTTCTTCTTTAAGTGGTATTATTATCTCCATTCTCTCTGTTGCAAAATTTCACTAATAATTTGTCATAATCTTTCTCTAGGAAATTTGGTGTATACTAATACCAGAAGGAATTTCACATACCAATCTCTAAGATGGACCATTTAccaaattttctgttttttttttcttctttccaaaAACATACAGGATATTTAACTGGATAAGTAATCATGTAAAAGAAGTTCTATTAGTGCCCTTCCCCTAGCCATTGCCACCCTCTTTTTCTGCCTTATTTCTCTTCTCTAAAAAGGCTAATAAAAACTAGTGTAGTTTGGACTAATTAATTTGTATCTGAATGTGACTTGTGGGCAGTAGGTATAGAAGAAGCAAACAACCATGAATGAAACCCTTCTTGGgtggatttaaaatttaatataattttactaattaattcatacaaacaTATGCTTTGTGTATGCCACAATGTTGGTACAGAAGAAAGAAGCACCCACAAATGGAACCCTTACTAGGGTGAAAAGAAAACATGGCATGTCATTTTACATGAAACATATAATCCACATTGATAGGAGATAAAAGTGGCTTTCTAGGTACTTTTCCATCATATTGTCACTTCTGCCTGCTTGGATTCTGATTCACCAGTGAGACTTTAGCGGAATCACCTTTTCTCCAGTTAGATTATTCCATTTAATGAAATGCTTGTCCTAGTCTGTAACCACCATTTCAGGCTTATTACATAAAAAAGGAAAGTAGTGTGCCATGTGGCCAATGTTTCCCACAATTAGCTCGAAATCCTGGAGGAAGGGGTTGTGGTTGATAGAAGGCCAAAAAGCTTATGATTGCACCTCACGtacatgaattttcaaattttgcaaGCACCTGTATCAGAGTGAGTTGATTCAagttaaaaatagtaaaaagaaaaatgaaggccAAAAGAAACATGAATCAAGGTGGTGAGAAAAAACATGATTATTGAGGATTTAATGAAGTATAGAACCCTTGATAGAGCTAAATGGTGAAATAGTATTCATGCTGCCAACCCCAAGTAGTTAGGATTGAGGCTTTGATGTGTCAAACCATACCCAAAAATTTATCTGAGCCTCTCAATCCATCAGCAGTTATATTAGTGGATCCTTCATTCGATACATATGGTTTAACAGAGGATGTATACAAGGTTATGCCTCTTGgtgttttcttttaatatatatcatactactttcttttaaaagaaatggtttAACAAATTGTATATGATGCAGGAGAGGATTCAGGACTTTCAGAAATGGAGTCCATTAAGAATAAAGTGTACTGTAGGAATGGTAGAATATGTAGTAGGGTACAAATTGTAAAATGGTATAAAAGCTTACTAAAGAAACGGGTGGAAAGAAAGGAAGGTTGATATATGAAATGGATGTACTAGGAGAAATTAATAAAAGGAATCACACTTTCGAAGAGCTTTACATTATTGGCTTGATGTACATTGGTGGCTCATATCCATACATATTAAGCTTTCAGGGCAAGTAGTTGTTTAACATGGTACCAAAATTCTAATCTCTCCATCTATTTATTTCCcatttgttttttgagaattcAACACAGTTTCATTTACCTCTTCACATGTGGGTTAGGCTGCGCATGAGGGGATTGTCAGCTTGATATATATTGCTGTCCCATCCTCTGGCTATTTGAGCTTCTAGGGAAAGTGGTAGGTTAAAATACATCATACCAAATAAAAGaaactttgatttaattaaaCATGTTCTACCCTGAACCTTTTTACTTCCTGTCATAGTGGAGGTTACTTCAGAGGAAAATGTCTATTCCTTGAATAATTGTCTCTTGTACATGAATAACTATCTAAGTTATTACTTTCTGTTTAGTAGAATTAACTATCTTATGTCTCATCAAAGGAACTATTTAATTAACTTTTAAGGAATATATTATTTTGGGAGGAAGAAAATACTTCACTAATAATTGAAGTAATTACTTTACATTTaacaaaactaaaatatgtGGTTTTTAGACCTTGGggcttgttttattttcttttttcttttttcaaccaTTCTCTTTTTGTAGGATTCTAATGATTAATTGCCTTCAATATGGCCCTAAATGGAGCTTAATGGAGCTCCCATATGGATGTTGATGATCAATATGATTTTCTATATGGTTGttaactttatattttatgGACTCATGGTTGTTAACGTGTGTTTTCAGCATGCCTAGGCTTAAGGTGTAGTTGTGGCACCTTTAGGGATGACAACAAGATGGGTTCGGAATAGGTCACCCTTATCCCCACCGcatcccatttatttatatctattttcatcCCTgtccaaaaaatttttaaaaaaattattaaatggaGTGGGGCATGTATAGGAAATTTCCATACCCACGCTCCCCTACATCAccccatttaaatttttttaattttaaatcacattaaaaaataaatataatttataaataagtaaatattataaattttttataatatatttttataaaaagtaatttatttatttatatatgtttaaaaaagtgaaaaagtatatatatatatatatatataattaaaatttttcactCAACCCGACTTGGGTTTTAAAAAATCTTGAACCTTCCCCTAACCCATTTATTCACATTCCAAATCCATCTTATTAGGGAAGCATAGCGGGTACccaaaaaaaacccaccttaTTGCTATCCCTAGGCACCTTGCTTTGCCTGAAGTGGGATGCCTCCACTCACGCGCCTCAATTGGCTTGTGGCATGCTAAAGGCAtgctcaccttttttttttaaacaaaaaccaaggcaaaacgacgtcgttttgttCTTTAAGAAAAGGGAAATTGAATAGGGGCAAGCAatgtttttttcctcttttcttaaAGCTGAGAGCAAAATACAATTGTTTTGTACCTACTTTTAACCCCGATCTGTGCTCGAGTTAACAATCTTTTGTCTCATCAAAATAACTATTTAGTTAACTTGTAAGGAAATATATTATTCTGGAGTGAGTAATTACTTTCACTGGCAATTGAAGTAATTATTTTACATCTAAGAAATGTAAAATATTGAGTTTTAGGCCTTGgggttagattttttttcccattctcGTTTTGTAGGATTTTAAGGCTTGCTTGCTTTCAATATGTCCCTAAATGGAGCCTAATGGACTTCCCATATGGTTGCTGATGAGAAATACATCTTTTTTTGGTAAAACATTTATAGCCCATAGTGAGGTCTTCACAAAATATATCTCTACAATGAAAACCTTATTTTATGGGGCCATAGTTGTTATAAGTTTGCTGTCAGCACAGCTAGGTTCAAGTTGCAGCCGTGGCACCTTGCTTGGCCTCAAGTGGGGTGCCTTCTTTCAGGCACTTCAATAGGTGTATGGTGAGCTAAAGGGACAcctcatcttttttttcttttgcaaagCAAAAAACAGGGGCAAAAGGCCATCGTCTTgtcttttaaaggaaaaaaggaaaatgaacaGCGGCAAACGACGTCATTTTGCCCTTTTaagaattagaagaaaaaaccaCGTTGTTTTGTCTCTGCTTTTTCCCCCAAAATCCAGTAGAATTAACAATCTTATGTCTCATCAAAGTACCTATTCAATTAACTTGTTaggaaatatattattttgggaAGAACCTATTTCTTCACTGACAATCGAAGTAATTATTTTACTTCTAACCAAAGTAAAATATGGTGTTTCTTGGCCTTGGTGctagatttcattttatttttaaccattctCCTTTTGTATGATTTTAAGGCTTGATTGCTTTCAATATGGCCCTAAATGAGCTTAATCAAGCTTTCATGTGGATGCTGATTCCATGGTGAGGTCTTTGCAAAATAAATATCTACAATAAGAAACTTCATATTTTGTGGGGTCATAGTTTGTTAAAGTGTGCTTTCAGCATGGCTAGGCTCAAGGTGTACAGCATGCTTAAGGCATGCCTcgcctttctttctttttttttccaaaacaaattaAGGGGCAAAATGACATCGTTTTAtcctttaaaaaacaaaaagggattCAAACAAGGGCAAACGATGTCATTTTGCCCTTTTATTACagcagaagaaaaaaatggtgttGTTTTGTCCCTGCTTTTTAACCCCAAAATCCAACCCACACTCCCCTACTTTTGAATCTAATAGCTTTTTCAAGGCTTATTTCATTGTCCCTGCTTTCAATTAATTTGTTTCACATAATTATAATGCTATTTTCCTCTGAGAAAAATATCTACAAGATGACAAATGATCCTGCTTGGCCAGCCAAATGCTGAAGTGCTGTCCCTTCTGGTCTAGAATATTATTAGGTAGGATTCTGAAGATGACATCAACACCTATTATGTTGGCACATTTCCCTACTTTTGATTCTGCTAATCAATAATATGTTACTGGAATCACCCTTCCAGGAGGTAGTACTCACCTTCAATAGAATGATCATCCTTCCACGTATCCAATTTTACAAACCATTTGAAAGGAATGGCAGATAGTTTGCCTTGTTTCCATAAACTACCTGAACTTCACTGTCCATGGAGCACAAGTGTTGGCTGTCCTGTTGTTCTATTATGCTAGTGAGCACACATAATCTTACTATATCATTGAATCCTGAGCGGAAGCTTGTACTTAACAAACCTGTCATAAACTTCATTGCACAGGTTTGTTTGACGGAAACAAGAGTACTAAGTTCTTCCAAAAATTGGCAATGCTCATAGGTGTGGGCAACCTCATTATTAGCCTTAAGGTGGATGGGGATATATAGCATCTCCCAAAGTTCTTTAATTCTAGATGCTTTGAGAACATGAGACACCCTCATGGCGCATCTTGTCTTGCAAATCTGTGGACAAATGGCACCTTCTTGTTGCTTAGGAGAATAGTAAGTGTAAACAGCAGTCTAAACCATGGATTCACCAACCCTCATAGGGCTGCACATCATCCTCATTGTTGACCAACACTTAGCCATCTAAAGCTTAATTCCATTGGCTGACACATGAATAATTCTGAGTGTGGAGGTATCCTAAATTTTGTCAAGAAAATAAGCATTTGACAATTATTATGTGGCCTGGTCAAAAACAAGTTCCAGCGTACAAGGTCAGAAATATATAGGATTCTTActctttttctgttttctagGGTCCTTGAAGTCCAAAAAATTTACCTATGATCCTGTCAATGTAAAACAGTAAGGGTCTTTGAAGACATGGATCTCCATATCCTGATTTTGCTTTTCAATGTAGTAATCCACACTTTTTCTAGTACTTAGTCGATATCTAATTTTCTGGCCATAGTACAGATTGAGCTTAAATCACGGGCTTCATCTTTCCTCAGCCCTTTTCTTTGTAGCCCTTTTGATTAGATCTTCTGGTGGTGATAGTGTGCAACCATTACAATGTGGGCACTACATGGACAAAATTCTTTCCACCCACCTGTAATCAAACTTTTGACTCCTctgtgtgtgtttgtgtgtggATGATTCTATGGGCAGAACCTCTAGTTATTCGCTACTGAGACTTATAATTTTCATTAgttttgaattaaatatttagTTAATTTTGAAGTCTATTTGGAGCAGATTTTCATTCTTCAAAGGACTATTTATAGGCCTCTGAAAGgggaaaaagatagaaaaagagggagagag contains:
- the LOC100257418 gene encoding protein trichome berefringence-like 7, coding for MFEMMDSFNRTASFNRRASSFSSPRVHRRRWGRPPFLVFIGFLVFCFFKIIASGYINASPGSNQGFDGYSISNFNGSVGVCNVFEGNWVQDNSYPLYNASECPFVEQGFNCLGNGRMDRDYLKWRWKPRNCDIPRFNVQNVLERLRGKRVVFVGDSMSRTQWESLICFLMTGVEDKKGVYEVNGNNITKRIRFLGVRFSSFNFTVEFFRSVFLVQHGWGPKNVPKRVRSTLKLDKLDNISREWINSDVLIFNTGQWWVPGKLFETGCYFQVGGSLRLGMSIPAAFRIALDTWASWIETTIDTRRTQVFFRTFEPSHWGNETHRHCNVTLHPMSDTKGTDRSLFSDTILEVVKNMTVPVTVLHVTSMSAFRSDAHVGTWSDGQPVSDCSHWCLPGVPDVWNEIFLSYMLTNHRLSLR